The genomic region CCGCGAGCGCGCCGCCGCTATCGGGACGCGGACTTGCCTATCTCTCTGTCGGCAAGCCACACGCTGCCATTCGCGATTTCTCGCGCGCCGTCAGCGCCGATGCGCGTTTTGCGGCGGCCTATCGCAATCGAGCAGAGGCGCGCATGGCCGTTGGGCAACGTGACGATGCGATCGAAGATCTGTCTCGCGCCATCGCCTTTGATCCTAATAATGGCGAGCTTTATGTGGTGCGAGGATACGCTTATCTGATCAGCGGCAATGCGGCGTCGGCCATCAAGGATTTTTCGCGCGCCATCGAACTCGATCCCAAATCGAGCGCGGGATACGAAGGGCGCGGGCTTGCCAACGGTGTGGCGGAAGCCTTTGACGACGCGAATTCTGACCTCAATCGCGCGATCGAACTCGATCCGCGCTCGCCGGTGGCGTTCGCGTTCCGGGCGTACATCTATAAGCAGAACGGCCAGCCGGATATCGGCGCCAAGGACGTCGAGACGGCAATCAAACTCGATACCAATTCGCCTGAAGCGCTCTGGGCGCGTGGCGAAATCGAAGAAGCCAATGGCCAGGCCGATACGGCCATTACGGATTTGCGCCACGCCTTGCAGCTTCGTCCGAGCTGGCAATTTGCGTCGGATGCGCTGCAGCGACTGGGTGCGGCGCCAGACGATGTCGAGGACAAGCCGGTGCCATCGCTGGATATCGATAAATGGCATGTCGTGCTGCACGGCAAAGATTATTTCGCAACCAGCGTCGACTATCCGCAAATACGCGTGCCGCTGGAGATGACAGGTGAAGGGCTGCCGAGGCTGTTGTCGTGGGAAGTGCAAAAGCCGCCTTACGCGGGTTACGGCATCCTGCGTTTTTCAGGCGGCACGGTTCACGGGAAAAACGGCCCGGAAGACACCGAGCTTGCCGCGATCATCTATATCGGCGGCGGCAAGGTTTTGGCAATCGAGCCGCATCGGCAGGGTTCGCGCGTCG from Hyphomicrobium sp. MC1 harbors:
- a CDS encoding tetratricopeptide repeat protein; the protein is MKSFRAFPVWLLMASPLAGAPALAADAITAPSPVEEGATLLIRGDAEKAVATYTAALKDTGLPNDRRATILNDRAVANVRLGETKAALEDYNRAVELFPEYPVAYNNRGNLLLALGQLKEAMKDFDRALLLAPSFAAAYSNRGNARMKLGQSAAALADFTKAIELMPASAPPLSGRGLAYLSVGKPHAAIRDFSRAVSADARFAAAYRNRAEARMAVGQRDDAIEDLSRAIAFDPNNGELYVVRGYAYLISGNAASAIKDFSRAIELDPKSSAGYEGRGLANGVAEAFDDANSDLNRAIELDPRSPVAFAFRAYIYKQNGQPDIGAKDVETAIKLDTNSPEALWARGEIEEANGQADTAITDLRHALQLRPSWQFASDALQRLGAAPDDVEDKPVPSLDIDKWHVVLHGKDYFATSVDYPQIRVPLEMTGEGLPRLLSWEVQKPPYAGYGILRFSGGTVHGKNGPEDTELAAIIYIGGGKVLAIEPHRQGSRVASWTWDGDRLQIASVDGVTDEYQLHPVNVAVVGNRDQTYADGARAERQQRRSKPKSFFQLLFGF